The Penaeus vannamei isolate JL-2024 chromosome 13, ASM4276789v1, whole genome shotgun sequence genome window below encodes:
- the LOC113820491 gene encoding transmembrane protein 234 homolog gives MAGLELVLCLLVVSILWGVTNPLLKRASVGIEDIQMSNPLLQTLYEVKFLASRFSYVFPFLLNQLGSVLFVYLLGAADLSLAVPISNSLTFLVTTVAGHCLGEETTSRMTWVGAGLVCAGVTLCVADKAQ, from the exons ATGGCTGGGCTGGAGCTAGTCTTGTGTCTGCTGGTGGTCAGCATCTTGTGGGGAGTGACTAACCCCCTGCTGAAGCGGGCAAGTGTTGGTATTGAGGATATACAAATGTCAAATCCTCTTTTGCAG ACCTTGTATGAAGTGAAGTTCCTTGCCAGTCGGTTTAGTTATGTGTTTCCATTCCTGCTGAACCAACTAGGCAGTGTGCTCTTTGTATATCTGCTTGGTGCAGCAGACCTGTCTCTTGCAGTCCCTATAAGTAACAGCCTTACTTTCCTTGTTACTACTGTAGCAGGTCACTGTCTAGGGGAGGAGACCACAAGTAGAATGACTTGGGTTGGAGCAGGTTTAGTGTGTGCTGGTGTTACATTGTGTGTAGCAGATAAAGCCCAGTAG
- the LOC113820490 gene encoding uncharacterized protein, which translates to MCRKRTQKACVRVYTARLSDNMKVCGGGLPMWLLTLVLAAAATGARACRVNDYVFSCILDILEEHIIANAQVNYCHLPVDITFRVNHQYGKGKSHSWKYTFVTTNQNERVLIPGLQLPSAPHAPVYLYVRVPERDFSMHNTSFVSIEASFVAELKNNEWEEAEFINHTIYIRSTEDCRFSSSGQDPIPWIIGCLFAIIFVCGGIGGGCYLYRRKKMAVDQLALVNAMEVGLPGAQPYQMGTVENKSDKTPGDSERKTDKEENVSKENKGKQATVEEDEDEMSGKKGFKFNRLKEEKPEMPKNYARGIDNSVIIGNPAYLEETDQVQNKGSSGEEYVNRNQVDQNNHNIPRNDAYKVSTEISSQNLRQMDPGEDCYENDVTDNGPKVCPDEMEPSQLSDDSSDSSLQVGQGARPKVRGVAASITGSTTVADASDGHTESQKCL; encoded by the exons atgtgcagaaaACGTACACAGAaggcgtgtgtccgtgtgtacacTGCAAGACTGAGCGACAACATGAAGGTGTGCGGAGGCGGCCTGCCCATGTGGCTGCTCACGCTCGTCCTCGCAGCGGCGGCGACTG gtGCCCGTGCGTGCCGCGTGAACGACTACGTGTTCTCGTGCATCCTCGACATCCTGGAGGAGCACATCATTGCCAACGCGCAGGTCAATTACTGTCACCTGCCCGTCGACATCACCTTCCGAGTGAAT cacCAGTATGGCAAAGGCAAAAGCCACTCCTGGAAGTACACGTTCGTCACGACCAACCAGAACGAGCGCGTCCTCATCCCCGGGCTGCAGCTGCCCTCCGCGCCCCACGCCCCCGTCTACCTGTACGTCCGGGTGCCAGAGCGAGACTTCAGCATGCACAACACCTCCTTTGTATCCATAGAG GCCTCCTTCGTAGCAGAGCTCAAGAATAATGAGTGGGAGGAAGCCGAGTTCATCAACCACACCATCTACATCAGGTCTACGGAGGACTGTCGCTTTAGCTCCTCTGGACAGGATCCAATACCATGGATAATTG GATGTTTGTTTGCTATCATATTTGTTTGTGGCGGCATTGGAGGGGGGTGTTACCTTTACCGCCGCAAGAAGATGGCTGTTGACCAGCTGGCTCTTGTTAATGCCATGGAAGTTGGTTTGCCTGGAGCCCAACCCTATCAG ATGGGAACAGTGGAAAACAAGTCTGACAAAACACCAGGAGATtcagaaaggaaaacagacaaggaagaAAATGTTTCTAAAGAAAACAAGGGCAAGCAAGCAacagtagaagaagatgaagatgaaatgaGTGGCAAGAAAGGTTTCAAATTTAACAGGTTGAAAGAAGAGAAACCTGAAATGCCAAAGAACTATGCAAGAGGCATTGATAACTCAGTCATCATCGGTAACCCAGCATATCTAGAAGAAACTGATCAAGTACAAAACAAAGGCAGTTCAGGAGAGGAATATGTCAATAGGAATCAAGTAGATCAGAATAACCATAATATCCCCAGGAATGATGCTTATAAAGTCAGCACAGAGATCTCCAGTCAGAACTTGAGGCAGATGGATCCTGGAGAGGACTGTTATGAAAATGATGTAACAGATAATGGGCCCAAAGTCTGCCCAGATGAGATGGAACCATCACAACTTTCAGATGATAG CTCAGACAGCAGTTTGCAGGTGGGCCAGGGTGCTCGTCCCAAAGTGAGAGGAGTTGCAGCATCAATCACAGGTTCTACAACAGTTGCAGATGCTAGTGATGGACATACTGAATCTCAGAAGTGCTTATAA